The genomic stretch AAACCACCTGGTGTGGTGATAGTGATGTGAGCAAATCAATGAATCACTTATTTTGGCAGGAACAGGGCTAGAGGAAAGGCGTTACCTGGATGGTGGGTGATAGATTTATCCCATTTTGTGGCTTTTCTGGAGATCAGTGACAAGCACCTGTGCCAGTGGCATTTACTGATGGCAATGAGGGAAGAGAACATTTGCATGTATGTTTCTGTACCAAACCTTTACATCAACTTAATTATTTTCTTGTGTCAgtggaattatttttaaataatttcatttttcaggGTGCTGTGTTACTAATCCAATATTTGTGTGTAGCACATCCAGAGGGGATTGTAATTGGTGTGTGTATCCAAACCACCAAGGATACAAGGCACTATATCAATCAAACCCCACAGCTGTGCCTGTTTTTAGGGACAGAAattatccttaaaaaaaaaaaaaaaacaaatacagGAGTCATCCAAACGGTGCTTCACATTCAGTTTAATTAGAACAGTGCTACTGATTAATTCGTACTTGGACATAATTTACCAACAGCATTAACGACACGAGCCACGGACAACAGTTTGGAAAGTGAGCTGGCCTATGGTGTAGTGACTTTTGGCAAGAGTCCTGCAGCTCCGGCAGCGGCGAACATTCCGTGCATCAGTACACGTGAACCATTCCGTACAGGAAAGTCCAGAACAGGACGTAGGTGAAGAGCCCTCCCACGAGCCCCCCCGTGAACAGCGGCCTCCGCGACTTGAAGTACTTGTTCCACCGCCGGCCGGccttcagcaccagcagcacGGACAGGAGGACGGAGGCCAGGAAGTAGAAGATGAAGCCGTGCAGGCCGGTGAGGCCGAGGATCCCGGCCGTGGCTCCCGACAGCGCGGACACCGAGGTGCGGCAATAGTCCAGGATGGCCGCGTTGCCCCGCACCGCCGCCTCGCTGATGAACTGCGGCCCCTCGCGCTTGGCCACCACGGCGGCCATGGCTCCGCGCCGGGCTCGGGCAGCTCCTCGCTCGCACCGACACTGAGGTGAAGCAAACACGCGCTGAACGAGCCCGCCCGGCCTCCCTCAGGCCGCCGGGAGAGCCCCGCGGGCCCTCCCGCCCGTCCTCCCCTTCCTCCATACCTCTCATCCACGGCGGCGCGCAGCCCCGCCGCTCCGTCAGGCCTCGCAGCGCGCCGAGGGTCCCCGCACAGCGCCCGTCACCGCGGGCcgcccgccgggcccggcccTCCCCGAccgcgccgccgccaccgcccggcCGCCATCTTGGCCAGGGGAACGACGGGATGCGGCCGAGCGGGCGGCGCGCCgtgggcggggcggctccggatTGGCTGGCGGGGAGAGAGGGGCGGGGCCGGATTGGCTGGCGGGGAGCGAGGGGCGGGGCCGGGTGAGGCGCTTTTGTTCGGACGGCGGCGGCGACGGGGCGGACATGGCGTTCGTACCGGGACAGCCGGTCACCGCCGTGGTGGTGAGCGGGCACGGGAGGGGCGGGCACCGCTATTCGGGGGATGCCGTGCCGGGGTCTGCTggcggggatggggaggggaatgCCAGTGGTGCCCGGGGGCCGCTGGCGGGGATGGAGCGGGGGATGCCGGTGGTGCCCGGGCGGAGGTGCCGCCCCGGGGCAGCTCCGGTTCGCGGGTGTGTGGAAGGAGCGGGCGAAGGGTGCAGGTCAGGACGGGGACACGGGTGCCGGTACCGGTGCCGGCCGGCAGCGCCCTGCGGGCTGTGGGAGGGCGGAGGTGCCCGGGCAGCCCCGGTCCGCCGGCGAAGGGCGCGGCCGCTCGGTCCCCAGCGCCGCCGGGCCCGGTGGCCGCTCCCCGCTGTCAGATTGTCCGTCCGCGATACCGGGTGGGAGAACGGAGGGGAAACTCCGCCGGGCGGAGGGACCGAGGCTGCTCGAGAGAAGAGGGAGGGAACCCGCCGTTCTCCCGGTACCGGTACCGTGCGGATCCCCTCTGAGGGCAGGATAAGCACCTGCGTGTCTGGGTGCGGTTTAGGAAGCAGAGCTTCACAGTGAGATAATGGCTTTAATCAGCGCGCAGTGCGAGGGAGGCATTCTGCGCTTTCCCCTGGCCgtgtctgggctgtgcctgcgTGGGTGCTCCCGCTGAGGACACGGATGTTTGGAATCCAGGGAGTTTGGAATTCAGCAGGGCAGTTCAAGGTCTGTGTGACAGGAGGatcactgaatggtttgggttagaaggcaCCCGTGAAGGTCATGACATCCACCCCGCTGGAATGAGCAGGAACATCTTCCATTAGATAGGGTGGAAGGACCTTTTGAGAGGTTTTTGTGTCAGTTAAGACCGTGGCTTTTCACCCTGGCTCAGGAATTGCAGCAGCTGGCATTTCTACAGTGCTGACACAGTGCACAAAGCTGCTCAGATGCCTTTGTGCATCGGGCAGTGAGGAACCTGCCCCGGGTTACAAAAGTTATCCTGAAAAAGAACCATCCTAATAATAGGTTGTTATTTCTGCTGATAGGACTAGCAGGAACATAAGGCATGTGGGTAATGAGCAAGATGAGGCTGGGCATGAGTGACTGCTGCTTATCAAGGCATGAGTCATGTTTACAGAGACCTGCTCTGGTTTTAGTGTTGTTCCTTTCTATTTCTGGACaggcaggagagctctgagtaattgaggggctgggctgtgtcGTGGGATATCTGTGAAAAACAATCTGACTGGATCTGAAGTACCAGTGTCTGAAATGTACTTGAAATTTCTTCCACTCGTCACAATGCTCAGCTATTTGATCTCTTTCTCTTTCCAGCAAAGAATTGAAATACATAAGCTTCGTGACGGTGACAATTTGATTCTGGGATTCAGCATTGGGGGTGGCATTGATCAGGACCCTACTCAGAATCCTTTCTCTGAAGACAAGACTGACAAGGTCAGGCAATCTTTTTCTGTAGCAATTCCCTCTCCCAAAGGCTGAGGTGCCCAAATCATCATCTGCCCTCTATCATAGCTACCCTCTGCCCCATTATCACTTGCAGGCTGAGGTTGTTTAAGTGACTTCTCCACCTTTTCTATTTTCCAGCATTGCATAAGCCTGTTTTTGACTAAAATCTCATAATACACTATGgagtttttttttgtgttgtcagTCAAATGGCTCTTGAGTACTGAATCCTCCCACATTTAGTAAATGAACTCTCCATTTTTTCCCAGGGTATTTATGTAACAAGAGTGACAGCAGGAGGCCCAGCAGAAGTTGCAGGACTCCAGGTTGGAGATAAGATCATGCAGGTAAGCACCAAAATAAGACAGTACTGCTGCAGTACCAGCTGCACAGTGCAGAGAAACATCTGCTGGGGAAAATAATCTTCTGGGTACTTCCCAAGATAGTTTGTGGGGTTTATAAATAAACTGAGCTGTGGCATAACCATAACCACTACGTGGTTCTGACAGAACAGTCACAGGACACCTGTGAGCCCCTGCACCTGCCTTATTTTATGGTTTTTTCCCAGGTGAATGGCTGGGATATGACAATGGTGACCCATGACCAGGCCAGGAAGAGGCTGACCAAAAGGAATGAGGAGGTGGTCAGGCTGCTGGTGACCAGGCAGTCCCTGCAGAAGGCTGTGCAGCAATCCATGATGTCCTAATCCATCATCCAGCTGGGGAGGGGGTGGGAGGGAGATCTATAGACTGGTATCAAAGAAAGAAGCAACTATTAGACTGGAACAGGTTGTGTGGAAGGAGTGCATGTTCCTACCTGTGGTaaacactactttttttttttattttaacttcttCTGGTGTAACTGGCAGTAGTAAAACAATACTCCCCTCAGCAGAGTGCTTCTCTAAAGTCTGCCCTGCAGGTACATGGCAAGACTTCTGTGGTCATGGCTTCCAGGACAGGACAGACCCAGGTTATCTAAGAGCAACTGGAAAAGCCTTAACTTGGACAGGATTCTTCTGTAGCACAAAAGCCTCCTCTTTTAGGAGGAAATGTGGTTTCTGCTATGGGAGACCCGAGGGTTTGCTGTGCCTAAGCTTTTAGAAGGGAGCTGTCCTGTCCCTCACAGTGCTACCAAATTGAAATGCCAGAGTTGAGAGCTGCACAGTGCTGTGGGGAAGAGCACTGTACTAATCAATCACTGTGTGCAAGATAGAGTGGCTGAAGGGTTTGGGGCATTACAGTTTCCTGCAAAGATTCCCTGGATAAAGCATCCTCTTCAGGCAAGGAACAACTGAGGAACACACAAGTGTTAGCTCAATGCCTGTGAAATACACTACAACTTCATGGTCACTACAGTTCAGCCTCACTGCCAGGGTAAAACCTGAATTCTCCTTGTTCCCAATTTGTACCATCAGATGAACTGAGTTTAATTGAAGGGAATATGGAGCAGGAAACAAAACAATGTTCCTGAACTTACCAGAAATGCTGCTTGTAACTGTAGAGTTTTCAGTCCTTCATTCCACTTCTATCAGACTCGAAATGGGAGGGATTTTGGTTTGTCTTTTAGAAGACTTTGCTTAAATCAGTGATTTTTTATAAATTAGGATGGAAGAGATGAATATGCCAGTAATTTTGCAGAAGTGCCTCTTGACCAAATTTAAACTTTTAGTGGGACACTAAGTGGTTTAAATCAACATGCCACAGGGCTGAAGATCCTTGCTGCAACACTAAGTCCATGATCTAGCATCCTGTGGTTTGTTAGCCAGTTAGCTTTACAGTTACCCAAAACCTGGAGTTTTTAATCCTCTTCAGTTGATCTAGACATATCTatagtttccttaagcagccttGGGGTAAGCTGTTGTAAATAGAGCACAAGGAGGTGGCAGACTAATTTATTCAGTACCTGACTGCTGTGCCATGGACCTTGTGATTGATGCATCTCAGACTGTTCTGTGCACACCAGCAGATGCCTATTTACCAATTTTGTATCTCTGGAATTACTACAATCCTGCTTTGGAATTTTGTTACTTAAGAATTCAGTAGTAAATTATAAGTCTTTCAAGTTGGAGTTATTTTTGTTACTATAAAGATACACTGCTATTTGTACTGCTTTTTTTTCACTTGATTTTACACAATAAAACAAAGTTGGTTTTCCTGAACTGTTTCTCCTTTTATTTAGGAGTGCCACGTCACTTGGGTGCGTCTAGCTGTGACCATTTTTGGCTCAAGGGCAGATTTTGGAATTACTGAGGTCAGTAGGGTCTGGTTTCACTGGTGGGGGAGCTGTCAAACCTCACCTGGGATCTAGAAAGACACATCAGGTTCTAAACATTCAAGTAGAAATGCACATATTCCCTTCTAATTACTTGTCTTAGCACCTTTGACAGAGCTTTCAGTGAAATAAGAATACAGCTTCTggtttttagaatttttttaataaagagttgAAACTGTAATATTTGTGCATTTGTTACCAACTCCATTATTGTGATGTACCACTGTGGCCAGCCTGAGTGGTGGTGGAGTGTGAGCTGTCTGGGAAAggtcagcagcagcacttggatccACAGACAGTCTTCAGTCATTACTTAAAGATATGAAGTGGTTGCTTAAACATCATCTCAGATTTTTGGAAGACAGAACTCTGCTCTTTGTGCTTCACCTCCAATCAGAAAGACATCACTTTGGTCTTTCTCTTCCCTGTGGTTGGTGAAAAAAGAGCCATGTGTTGCTTGGACAGCTCCCTctgagctgtgtgtgcagctctAACAGGCACGAGTTCCCTGTGTGCAGCTGAGGGCTTGCTGTCCTTAAGGCACCTGGCAGCCAGTGCTTGGCAAGGCAAcagtttgtgtttgtgttgcagcCCAGAGAGGATCAGGTCATAGACATCAGAATCAGCATTTCTGGTAACTGGCAGCAAGAATCTTGAAAGCCCTCAGAGAGGGCAGGGCCAAGTTCAGTGTAAAGTTTGAGTCTCCACAAGGGATGTTTGTTATTCACAAGGTTCATACCCTCGGCTCCTGTACAGGCAGTAGTgctgggccatgaaaacaatgtcaAAGATGATGGAGAAGACACCCAGGCCAAACTTGGTTGGATCTCCAAAGATTAACCTCCACTCATCTGTCAAACACAAAATCAGAGTTAAGTCTGACTCCTCAAGTGTAGTTTTGTCTTAAGACCCTTTAGAGAAGTTAATGTCTATTTTCTGGACTGCTCAGACAAACCCAAGACTGACTGCAGTGCACTTCTTATGCAAAGCTAATTAATAACTGTGGTTTCTTCAGGATGGCTACTTCATTTTATATCTTGAGGGAATATGAACAGATCCTTTATCCTTCCTGTAAGAACAGCTTCCCACAACACAGCACAAACATCATTCTTCTGAGATAATCTGCTTTGTACTGGGACTTCCAACCCCATTAGGAcaggctccagcacctcagtTCTAGGCTTACCATTGTTGTATGACTGCAGAAACATCTGGAGAAGGCTGAAGCTTCCCCCAGTGAAGTCCAGTAACACATTTCCAATACTCCATCCCTCAGTGCTCTTCCGACGGAAGTTCATGTAGGCCTGGGGGTGTGACAAGCAGTCAGAGTGTCATGTACAGGATTTAGGATTGACTTTCAAGCAATTTTCAGTATAACTCTACTGGTTTGTCACTATTAATAAATAATCATTGGTGGTTTAGTCTCTTCAGACTTTCAAGAGCACATACTGCAGGCTTAGGGTGGCAGGGATATGGAATGCAAGGAGAATAATTCAGATTTACCTGTGGGAAGTATTTGATCAGTGTGACTGCTAACTTAATGTAGGAGAAGCAGAACAAGAACTGCAGCCATGTCATCACCTCAGCTGCAGCCAGGAACAGCGTGGTGAAGGTGAAGATCCATGCAAGTGCCAGGAGTCCAACAACAACTTTGGATACTTTCTGACCTGCTCTCTGAAATAGAAACACAGATACATTTTGGCCAGGTCACACATCTCCAGACACAAAGATACAGTTTGCTCAGGACCCTGCAGCACTACACTCCAAACCTGTTTTACCAGTCAGGCTGGTACCACAAGGAGAACTTTAAAATTAAGCAAGTGCTACAGCAACCAGCTGGAGGTTTGCAAGAGCTGATGAGCAATTTTCATATCAATCATTTAAAACActgctgtccctgagcagggGGAGCAGTATTCTGGAGTATTTATGGTGCATAATCTGTAACAAAGCTCCAAAATTCAATCTGATGAGATCATGAGTTCCTGTATGTGCAAAAGGCTGATAAACACCATTATGGTAAAAGATTTATGGTTGCTTTCTAATTCTTCACTAGAAAATTCTGTAGTAACTGTCAATGATGACAGATGGGCTGTTACAGTTTTAGATTTGGCATGACCAGAGGAAGAAGCCAAACAGACAAACAGT from Melospiza melodia melodia isolate bMelMel2 chromosome 21, bMelMel2.pri, whole genome shotgun sequence encodes the following:
- the TAX1BP3 gene encoding tax1-binding protein 3, whose translation is MAFVPGQPVTAVVQRIEIHKLRDGDNLILGFSIGGGIDQDPTQNPFSEDKTDKGIYVTRVTAGGPAEVAGLQVGDKIMQVNGWDMTMVTHDQARKRLTKRNEEVVRLLVTRQSLQKAVQQSMMS
- the EMC6 gene encoding ER membrane protein complex subunit 6, whose translation is MAAVVAKREGPQFISEAAVRGNAAILDYCRTSVSALSGATAGILGLTGLHGFIFYFLASVLLSVLLVLKAGRRWNKYFKSRRPLFTGGLVGGLFTYVLFWTFLYGMVHVY